In one Culex quinquefasciatus strain JHB chromosome 2, VPISU_Cqui_1.0_pri_paternal, whole genome shotgun sequence genomic region, the following are encoded:
- the LOC6044258 gene encoding protein FAM92A-A isoform X1: MLRHNNTSTLLCEEQSKFILDRISTVEKHFGELCGAFAEFTRKLARLRDKSDELAHVTQDYSGSEKYNKSLATGLSSLSKAITLIGDFQDLEVKRLENRIVSELSQYEIVCKHCKDSVKDAIVVRDKELAKRKQLDQARARNNRGKKTAKDAELMKSNLEVTKSLKEMEEIVSKFEKQKLLDLKNLLMDFVMIELKFHSNAIEVLSATYQDISDIDENRDYQGVHKELKRQNRQFKKYLQQDELSERYFLQRIKSQSMGALSSMFAATGSSGGGRRNKSLSSNSLNSSQEQEEEASVPPKDPLQILASGSKHKGGSSGGGIGKRGKSLRRSTDSLDSPKRDLSEDSNTTTDDSDSDTETDSGTDDSVEKPQKKQQQQSKQTKVDPKFTIIKLKDYNN, translated from the exons atgttAAGACACAACAACACCAGCACGCTGCTGTGCGAGGAGCAATCAAAGTTTATCCTGGACCGCATTAGCACGGTAGAGAAGCACTTTGGCGAGCTTTGCGGAGCCTTTGCCGAGTTCACGCGTAAGCTGGCTCGGCTGCGGGACAAATCCGACGAGCTGGCCCACGTAACACAGGACTACTCGGGCTCGGAGAAGTACAACAAATCGCTCGCCACCGGATTGTCCAGCCTGTCGAAGGCCATCACGCTGATCGGGGACTTCCAGGACCTGGAGGTGAAGCGGTTGGAGAACCGGATCGTTTCCGAGCTGTCCCAGTACGAAATCGTGTGCAAACACTGCAAGGACAGCGTCAAGGATGCCATCGTGGTGCGGGACAAAGAACTGGCCAAACGCAAGCAGCTGGACCAGGCCAGAGCGAGGAACAACCGGGGCAAGAAGACGGCCAAGGATGCCGAGCTGATGAAGTCCAACCTGGAGGTGACCAAGAGTCTTAAGGAAATGGAGGAAATTGTGTCCAAATTCGAGAAGCAGAAGCTGTTGGACTTGAAGAATCTGCTGATGGACTTTGTCATGATCGAGCTGAAGTTCCACAGCAACGCCATTGAGGTTCTGTCCGCCACCTATCAGGACATATCCGACATTGACGAAAACCGTGACTATCAG GGAGTTCACAAGGAGCTTAAGAGACAGAACAGG CAATTCAAAAAGTACCTCCAGCAAGACGAACTTTCCGAGCGGTACTTTTTGCAGCGCATAAAGTCCCAGTCCATGGGCGCGCTAAGTTCGATGTTTGCGGCCACCGGCAGTTCCGGCGGAGGCCGACGCAACAAAAGTTTGAGCTCAAACTCGCTCAACTCGTCCCaggagcaggaggaggaggcTAGTGTACCGCCGAAGGACCCGTTGCAGATATTGGCCAGCGGAAGCAAGCACAAGGGTGGAAGTAGCGGCGGCGGCATTGGGAAGCGGGGCAAATCGCTGCGGCGGTCGACGGATTCGCTG GATTCTCCCAAACGAGACCTATCGGAAGATTCAAACACGACCACCGACGACAGCGACAGCGATACCGAGACCGACAGTGGAACCGACGATTCCGTCGAGAAGCCCcagaagaagcagcagcagcagtcaaaACAGACCAAGGTTGATCCCAAGTTTACCATTATTAAGCTGAAAGATTACAACAATTGA
- the LOC6044258 gene encoding protein FAM92A-A isoform X2, whose product MLRHNNTSTLLCEEQSKFILDRISTVEKHFGELCGAFAEFTRKLARLRDKSDELAHVTQDYSGSEKYNKSLATGLSSLSKAITLIGDFQDLEVKRLENRIVSELSQYEIVCKHCKDSVKDAIVVRDKELAKRKQLDQARARNNRGKKTAKDAELMKSNLEVTKSLKEMEEIVSKFEKQKLLDLKNLLMDFVMIELKFHSNAIEVLSATYQDISDIDENRDYQQFKKYLQQDELSERYFLQRIKSQSMGALSSMFAATGSSGGGRRNKSLSSNSLNSSQEQEEEASVPPKDPLQILASGSKHKGGSSGGGIGKRGKSLRRSTDSLDSPKRDLSEDSNTTTDDSDSDTETDSGTDDSVEKPQKKQQQQSKQTKVDPKFTIIKLKDYNN is encoded by the exons atgttAAGACACAACAACACCAGCACGCTGCTGTGCGAGGAGCAATCAAAGTTTATCCTGGACCGCATTAGCACGGTAGAGAAGCACTTTGGCGAGCTTTGCGGAGCCTTTGCCGAGTTCACGCGTAAGCTGGCTCGGCTGCGGGACAAATCCGACGAGCTGGCCCACGTAACACAGGACTACTCGGGCTCGGAGAAGTACAACAAATCGCTCGCCACCGGATTGTCCAGCCTGTCGAAGGCCATCACGCTGATCGGGGACTTCCAGGACCTGGAGGTGAAGCGGTTGGAGAACCGGATCGTTTCCGAGCTGTCCCAGTACGAAATCGTGTGCAAACACTGCAAGGACAGCGTCAAGGATGCCATCGTGGTGCGGGACAAAGAACTGGCCAAACGCAAGCAGCTGGACCAGGCCAGAGCGAGGAACAACCGGGGCAAGAAGACGGCCAAGGATGCCGAGCTGATGAAGTCCAACCTGGAGGTGACCAAGAGTCTTAAGGAAATGGAGGAAATTGTGTCCAAATTCGAGAAGCAGAAGCTGTTGGACTTGAAGAATCTGCTGATGGACTTTGTCATGATCGAGCTGAAGTTCCACAGCAACGCCATTGAGGTTCTGTCCGCCACCTATCAGGACATATCCGACATTGACGAAAACCGTGACTATCAG CAATTCAAAAAGTACCTCCAGCAAGACGAACTTTCCGAGCGGTACTTTTTGCAGCGCATAAAGTCCCAGTCCATGGGCGCGCTAAGTTCGATGTTTGCGGCCACCGGCAGTTCCGGCGGAGGCCGACGCAACAAAAGTTTGAGCTCAAACTCGCTCAACTCGTCCCaggagcaggaggaggaggcTAGTGTACCGCCGAAGGACCCGTTGCAGATATTGGCCAGCGGAAGCAAGCACAAGGGTGGAAGTAGCGGCGGCGGCATTGGGAAGCGGGGCAAATCGCTGCGGCGGTCGACGGATTCGCTG GATTCTCCCAAACGAGACCTATCGGAAGATTCAAACACGACCACCGACGACAGCGACAGCGATACCGAGACCGACAGTGGAACCGACGATTCCGTCGAGAAGCCCcagaagaagcagcagcagcagtcaaaACAGACCAAGGTTGATCCCAAGTTTACCATTATTAAGCTGAAAGATTACAACAATTGA
- the LOC6044257 gene encoding heat shock factor-binding protein 1 gives MAEMKPEIDSDAEAYSLGSNVDPKNVQELTIYVQNLLQNVQDKFQTMSDQIISRIDDMGNRIDDLEKNISDLMQQAGVEGGEK, from the exons ATGGCAGAAATGAAGCCCGAAATCGACAGCGACGCCGAGGCCTACTCGCTTGGCAGCAATGTGGACCCCAAGAACGTCCAGGAGTTGACCATCTac GTTCAAAATCTGCTGCAGAACGTCCAGGACAAGTTCCAGACCATGTCGGACCAGATCATTTCGCGCATCGACGACATGGGCAACAGGATAGACGACCTGGAGAAGAACATTTCGGATCTGATGCAGCAGGCGGGCGTCGAGGGAGGCGAGAAGTGA
- the LOC6044256 gene encoding secretion-regulating guanine nucleotide exchange factor: MFCWGANSHGQLGFGYHSELVERPQQVDSLPFEAETVLSIGCGGGHTLVSDDKGDLYGTGWNNRGQLGLGHTEDVRRFTLVGRFHFQLITCGWDVSGGITVDGDLYLWGSNVWQQVPAGGDKFVPTPTKLALPAGSRAKKVCFGLRHTCVLTESGTILLLGKSKWIQKETTMQTVAHAGIDFYNLELAEKITDVASGENHLVVRLENGSIICIGDDKFRQSANGADLNVCKREIVKLDSGWSHSGYLTKGGQVYLWGRNNYGQLGCGAEPGDEPALLDLESNVTEFCLGSQHGLALTAAATDGLFTWGWNEHGNCGTGGTDNVLTPTKLEGIRRVTKIAAGAGFCCVLVKKA; this comes from the exons ATGTTTTGCTGG GGCGCCAACAGTCACGGCCAGCTCGGATTTGGGTATCACTCGGAGTTGGTTGAGCGACCGCAACAGGTGGACTCGTTGCCGTTCGAGGCAGAAACCGTCCTCTCGATAGGCTGCGGCGGTGGTCACACTTTGGTTAGTGACGACAAGGGCGATCTGTACGGCACGGGATGGAACAACCGCGGTCAACTTGGGCTTGGTCACACGGAGGACGTTAGACGATTTACCTTAGTTGGAAGATTCCACTTTCAGCTAATCACGTGCGGATGGGATGTCTCCGGTGGAATAACGGTCGACGGAGATTTGTATTTATGGGGATCGAACGTTTGGCAGCAAGTGCCGGCCGGAGGCGATAAGTTCGTTCCAACGCCCACAAAATTAGCGCTACCAGCGGGAAGCAGAGCGAAAAAGGTTTGCTTCGGATTGAGACATACTTGTGTTCTTACGGAGAGTGGAACGATATTGCTGCTGGGGAAGTCCAAATGGATTCAGAAAGAGACAACTATGCAAACCGTTGCACATGCCGGGATCGACTTTTACAACCTGGAGCTAGCTGAGAAGATTACGGACGTGGCGAGCGGAGAGAACCACTTGGTGGTGCGTTTGGAAAACGGGTCCATAATTTGCATAGGGGACGATAAATTTAGACAAAGCGCGAACGGGGCGGATTTAAACGTTTGCAAACGAGAGATCGTAAAACTGGATTCGGGTTGGTCCCATTCGGGCTATTTGACAAAGGGCGGGCAGGTTTACCTGTGGGGACGAAACAACTACGGCCAGCTTGGTTGCGGGGCCGAACCAGGTGATGAACCGGCTTTGTTGGACCTCGAGAGCAACGTGACAGAGTTCTGCCTGGGTTCGCAGCACGGCCTTGCACTGACGGCGGCGGCGACAGACGGATTATTCACGTGGGGATGGAACGAGCACGGTAACTGTGGCACGGGAGGAACGGACAATGT ATTGACACCAACGAAGCTGGAAGGGATACGGAGGGTGACGAAAATCGCAGCAGGGGCCGGGTTTTGCTGTGTACTAGTTAAGAAGGCATGA
- the LOC6044255 gene encoding cell division cycle protein 23 homolog: MDETFSLSLKEVKQDLVLGIVECNKRGLVQSAKWLSELNHGLSDVAVKTGVGKSFENLFAGVGAEEYDDYVLAKSYFDVREYDRCAHFTRNCASPVPKFLHMYASYMSKEKKRLDNMSDNSIVNGNSHVKDFSDLLTTLRTEHGQRKLDGYCLYLYGVILKKLDLNQMAVQIFVEAINAEPTMWGSWLELAPLVTDKAMLQNLKLPNHWMKQIFIGYTYIELFLNDEGIKIFENLQANGFGKCIFIPTQLAIAFSNKRDVDKSIEIFQHLHEMDPFRLDNLDSYSNLLFVKDMKTEMAHLAHKAVDINKYSPETCCVVGNYYSIRADHHKAVVYFQRALKLNPRYLSAWTLMGHEFMEMKNTNAAIQSYRQAVEVNRRDFRAWYGLGQAYEILKMPFYSLHYYKAAQQLRPYDSRMLVALGETYEKLEKASTALKCYQKAYNVGDIEGVALYNLARLYEKQNQIEKAIPALLRFCSNENAIADKSSLCHAYMTLGNFYEKNEQFDKASHFAYKCLDHEDTKREAEALLKTIANKRQQKTAAAASSSSAAAGTPGADPEGDSESGEGKGKASDMDLEEVEMDESNVGRMVDMVMAQDDMLVENDEPEFQQEQAAELENSTLSIIMEDGSDANE, from the exons ATGGACGAAACGTTCTCGCTCAGCCTGAAGGAAGTGAAGCAGGACCTGGTGCTGGGGATTGTGGAGTGCAACAAGCGCGGCCTGGTGCAGAGCGCCAAGTGGCTTTCCGAGCTGAACCATGGCCTGTCGGATGTGGCGGTCAAGACGGGCGTCGGGAAGTCGTTCGAGAACCTGTTTGCTGGGGTGGGTGCGGAGGAGTACGACGATTACGTGCTGGCAAAGAGTTACTTTGATGTGCGCGAGTACGACCGGTGCGCGCACTTTACGCGGAACTGCGCTTCGCCGGTGCCCAAGTTTTTGCACATGTACGCGTCGTACATGTCCAAGGAGAAGAAGCGGCTGGACAACATGAGCGATAATTCGATTGTTAACGGTAATAGTCATGTGAAGGATTTTTCCGATTTGTTGACTACGTTGAGGACGGAACATGGCCAGAGGAAACTGGATGGGTATTGTTTGTACTTGTACggggttattttgaaaaagttggattTGAATCAGATGGCGGTTCAGATTTTTGTGGAAGCTATTAATGCGGAACCGACCATGTGGGGATCGTGGCTAGAGCTGGCTCCGCTGGTGACGGACAAGGCCATGTTGCAGAATTTGAAGCTACCGAATCACTGGATGAAGCAGATCTTTATTGGGTACACGTACATCGAGCTGTTCCTGAACGACGAGGGCATCAAGATATTCGAGAATCTTCAGGCGAATGGGTTTGGCAAATGCATCTTTATTCCGACACAGCTGGCGATTGCGTTCTCCAACAAACGTGACGTCGACAAGTCGATCGAGATCTTTCAGCACCTGCACGAGATGGACCCGTTCCGGTTGGACAACCTGGACTCGTACTCGAATCTGCTGTTCGTGAAGGACATGAAGACTGAGATGGCCCATCTGGCGCACAAAGCGGTGGACATTAACAAGTACAGCCCGGAGACGTGCTGCGTGGTGGGAAATTACTACAGCATACGAGCCGATCATCACAAGGCGGTTGTCTACTTCCAGCGAGCGCTTAAGTTGAACCCGCGCTATCTGTCCGCGTGGACGCTGATGGGACACGAGTTTATGGAGATGAAAAATACCAACGCGGCGATCCAGAGTTACCGGCAGGCTGTTG AGGTCAACCGGCGGGACTTTCGCGCCTGGTACGGGCTCGGCCAGGCGTACGAAATCCTCAAGATGCCCTTCTACAGCTTGCACTACTACAAGGCGGCCCAGCAGCTGCGTCCGTACGACAGCCGAATGTTGGTGGCGCTGGGAGAAACGTACGAAAAGCTGGAAAAGGCCTCGACGGCGCTCAAGTGTTACCAAAAGGCGTACAACGTGGGTGACATCGAGGGTGTCGCCCTCTACAATCTAGCCCGGTTGTACGagaagcaaaatcaaattgaaaaggCCATTCCGGCGCTGCTGCGGTTCTGCTCGAATGAAAACGCCATCGCCGACAAGAGCTCGCTGTGCCACGCGTACATGACGCTGGGAAATTTCTACGAAAAGAACGAACAGTTCGACAAGGCGTCCCACTTTGCGTACAAGTGTCTGGACCACGAAGACACAAAGCGGGAAGCGGAAGCCCTGCTGAAGACTATCGCCAACAAGCGGCAGCAAAAGACAGCTGCTGCGGCGTCGTCGTCTTCGGCCGCGGCTGGGACTCCCGGTGCGGACCCGGAGGGAGATTCCGAGTCTGGGGAGGGGAAGGGAAAGGCGTCCGACATGGATCTGGAGGAGGTCGAGATGGACGAGAGTAACGTGGGCCGCATGGTTGATATGGTTATGGCTCAGGACGACATGCTGGTTGAGAATGACGAGCCGGAATTTCAGCAGGAGCAGGCGGCCGAACTGGAGAATTCAACGCTGTCGATCATCATGGAGGACGGCTCGGATGCGAATGAGTAA